The genomic window TATCCGATTTCAGTGCTAATGTCACTGAAGGCTATGCACCACTTACTGTTTCATTCACTGATCTCTCAACCAATGCAACGTCATGGTCCTGGGATATTGATGCTGACGGTACCGAGGATTACTCCAGTCAGAATATAATTCATACGTATGATACAGCTGGTTTGTATACTGTCAATCTTACTGTCAGTAATATCAATGGCACTGCTT from Methanococcoides sp. AM1 includes these protein-coding regions:
- a CDS encoding PKD domain-containing protein, yielding SDFSANVTEGYAPLTVSFTDLSTNATSWSWDIDADGTEDYSSQNIIHTYDTAGLYTVNLTVSNINGTA